In Myxococcus virescens, the genomic stretch GCGACCAGGCGACGTCTCCCGGCAGGCCCAGCTCGCTGGCCAGCTCCCGGAACGCGCGCACGTACTCCCGCGCCAATCCGAGGTCCACGGTGGGGACCGTTCCCGAGGCGGTGGGGGCCTGCCGCTTCACCAGCAGCTCCACCGAGCCTCGGGCAAGCCGGTCCTTCACCTGCTTGGACACCAGTGGTTCCTGGGACGACAGCTCCCGGGGAAGGCGAACCTTCACTTCACAGAACTTGTGGTTGAGCGAGCGCAGCTCCACGGAGACTTCTTCGTCCCCCACGCGCGCGCGGCCCGCGCCAAACCCCGTCATGCTCTTCAACATTGGGCGGTTGCTAGGGGCTTTCGGGGCCGAGGTCAAGCCGCGCGCTTGCACCGCCCCCAGTTCTGTGTAGGGTCCCGCCGCGAGATGTCCTGGCACAAGCGGCTCGAATTATGGGCGAAGCTGGCACTGGCGCTCGTGGCGTCCGCCCTGCTGTGGCGCCCGGGCCGCCGGCGGCGTCCTGGCACCCCACTTCCTGGTCCTCGCAAGGTGCTGCTCGTGCGGCCCGACAACCGCGTGGGCGAGGCGCTCCTCACCACGCCGTTGATGCGGACCCTCAAGGCGCACCTCCCATCCGCGCCCGAGGTCCACGTTCTGGTGCACGCGAAGGTCGCTCGAGTCCTGAACGGCCACCCGGACGCGGACGTCATCATTCCCTTCGACCGGCGCAGAATCTGGATGGGCCCCCTGGCACCCGGCATCGCCGCGCTGCGACGTGCCCGGTATGACGTCGTGGTCGACTGCGCCAACTGGGAGTCGCCCTCCGTCACGAGCGCGCTCGTGTCCCGGCTCGCGGGCCCCGAGGCCGTCGTCATCGGTCCAGACCTCTGGCCGGTGTCCCGCCTGCACTCCCTGCCCGTCCCCGCTCGCACGGACACGCGGAACGAAGCCGTTCAACGCACGCACCTGTTGACCCCGCTCACGAACGGCGCAGTGGCGCGTGGTTTGTCCTTCCGCGAGCCCTCCGTGGGCCCCACCATCCGCGCCTATCTGGACGCCCTGGCCGGGAAGCCCTTCGCGGTCATCAACCCCGGTGGGCGGTTGGGACCTCGGCGGATTCCACCCGCGGCCTTCGCCGCCGCGGCTCGGGCACTGGTGGCGCTGGGGCGTACCCCCATCGTCACCTGGGGTCCCGGGGAAGAAGCGTTGGCACGAGGGGTGGTGGAGGCAGCCCCTGGCGCCGAGCTCGCGCCCGCGAGCAACCTGGACGAACTGGCCGCCCTGATGCGCGCGGCCGGCTTCACCCTCTGCAACAACACGGGGCCCATGCACCTGTCCGTCGCGGTGGGTGCCCCCACGCTGGCCTTCTTCCTGCGGATGGACATGGAGCGCTGGGGCCATGCGTACGCCCCCCACCGCATGGTGGACCTCACCCCTCTGGTCGATGGTGCAGGCGGTCAGGGCTTGGAGGAGCGGGCCGCCGAAGAGGTCCGGGCGTTCGCGGCGAACCTCTCCTCCTGAGGCTTCACGTCCCGGACACAGGAGGCTCCGCCACCGCGTGTTCGGGGGCCAGCCTGGGGACTCCCGCTTCCACGGGCCAGCTCAGGCGGCACGGCGCGCAGGTGACCCGGCTTTGAGCCTCCTGCGCCTGAAGGGGGGCCTTGCAGTGAGGGCAGCCCAGGACGGCCCACACCTCTTCTGCAATGAATGCCACCGGCTACCCCGCCCCCTCACGGCCCAGCCGCCGGGCCAGGTCCGTGGTGCTGTGGTCCTTCGGGTCTCCTGAGACGGCTGTCCGCCCACCATAGGCGCGAACCTCGTCGGCCTCGGGGATGCTGTCCGGGGTGTAGTCCGTGCCCTTCACGTGCACGTCCGGCTTCAACGCCCGGATGATGACGCGAACGTTGGACTCGTCGAAGACGATGACCCGGTCCGTGCAGGCCAGCGCCGCGACGAGCTCCGCCCGCTCGCCCTCGGGGATGTAGGGCCGGCCGGGGCCCTTGTAGGCCCGGGTGGAAGCGTCCGAGTTCACCGCCACCACGAGGACATCCGCCAGGGCCCGCGCCCCTTCCAGGTACCGGACATGCCCGACGTGCAGCAGGTCGAAGACGCCATTGGCCAGCGCCACCGTGCGCCCTTCAGCCCGCCAGCGCTCACGCTCCTCCGCCACCTTCGCGAGCGATTGGATTTTCTCGAGGGTGCTCATCTCGCGCTCCGAAGCTCTTCGAGCAGTTCATCGCGAGACACCGTCGCGGTGCCCGGCTTCTGCACCACCAACGAGCCCGCCACGTTCGCCAGCCGCGCCGCATCGCCGAGCGAGGCCTTCGCGGCGAGCGCCAGGGCAAACGTCGCAATCACGGTGTCTCCCGCGCCCGTCACATCCACCGCCGCCTTCGCGCCATGGACGGGGATGAGGTCCACGCCCCCGTCCGCATCGAAGAGTGCCATGCCATGGCGGCCTCGCGTCACCAGGAGCGCGCGGCACGCCAGTCGCTTCAACGCGGCGTGCCCCGCCTCCAGCATGTCCTCCTGGGTCCGCACGGGCCGCCCCGCGAGCGCCTCCAGCTCCGGCTCGTTGGGCTTGCAGACCGTGAGCCCCGAGAAAGATGACAGGGCATAGCGGCTGTCCACACACACGGGCATGCCGTCCGCGGCCAGGCGACGCAGCACATCGCGCACCTCGTCCCCCAGCACACCCGCGCCGTAGTCGGACACCACCACCGCGTCCGCGTCCTGGGCGGAGGCTTCGACCTGCCGCGCCAGCGCCTTGCGCATCTTCGGGGGGAGCGCGCCTCGCTGGCCTCGGTCCAACCGCAACATCTGCTGCCGCGTGGTGCTCACCCCACCGGCCAGGATGCGCGTCTTCGTCTCCGTCTCGACGCCGCGGCCGCTCACCGCGTCCAGTTGGATGCCGGACTCGGCACAGAGGCGGCGCAGCTCCTTGCCCATCTCGTCCTGCCCCAGCGCGCCGACCGCGGAGACCTGACCGGACAGGGCTCGCACGTTGGCCGCCACGTTGGCGCCTCCTCCGAGCTTCACCTCCGCGGACTCGTAGCGGACGATGAGCACGGGCGCCTCCCGGCTCACCCGGTCCGTCTGTCCATAGATGTAGTGGTCAGCAACGAGGTCGCCCACCAGCAACACCTTGCGGCGGGCAAACGCGTGCGGCAGGCGGGCGAGCGACGGCATCGAACGAACGGGCGAGACTGCGGCCATGGCGGCGGTTTGTCCCACAGGCGCCCCCACCTCACAAGCCGCGCGGTGCATCCTCCAGCCCGAGCGCCCGCCGCAGATGGGACTCGCCCTCCAGAACCTCGACCCCCAGGCGGACCACCCAGGCCTCGAAGCCCTGAGGCAGACGCACTGCGTCCTTTTCCGTCGTCACCACCCGGGCCCCCTGCCGCGCCGCTCGCGTCTGGACGTC encodes the following:
- a CDS encoding bifunctional heptose 7-phosphate kinase/heptose 1-phosphate adenyltransferase; translated protein: MAAVSPVRSMPSLARLPHAFARRKVLLVGDLVADHYIYGQTDRVSREAPVLIVRYESAEVKLGGGANVAANVRALSGQVSAVGALGQDEMGKELRRLCAESGIQLDAVSGRGVETETKTRILAGGVSTTRQQMLRLDRGQRGALPPKMRKALARQVEASAQDADAVVVSDYGAGVLGDEVRDVLRRLAADGMPVCVDSRYALSSFSGLTVCKPNEPELEALAGRPVRTQEDMLEAGHAALKRLACRALLVTRGRHGMALFDADGGVDLIPVHGAKAAVDVTGAGDTVIATFALALAAKASLGDAARLANVAGSLVVQKPGTATVSRDELLEELRSAR
- a CDS encoding adenylyltransferase/cytidyltransferase family protein, with the translated sequence MSTLEKIQSLAKVAEERERWRAEGRTVALANGVFDLLHVGHVRYLEGARALADVLVVAVNSDASTRAYKGPGRPYIPEGERAELVAALACTDRVIVFDESNVRVIIRALKPDVHVKGTDYTPDSIPEADEVRAYGGRTAVSGDPKDHSTTDLARRLGREGAG
- a CDS encoding glycosyltransferase family 9 protein, yielding MSWHKRLELWAKLALALVASALLWRPGRRRRPGTPLPGPRKVLLVRPDNRVGEALLTTPLMRTLKAHLPSAPEVHVLVHAKVARVLNGHPDADVIIPFDRRRIWMGPLAPGIAALRRARYDVVVDCANWESPSVTSALVSRLAGPEAVVIGPDLWPVSRLHSLPVPARTDTRNEAVQRTHLLTPLTNGAVARGLSFREPSVGPTIRAYLDALAGKPFAVINPGGRLGPRRIPPAAFAAAARALVALGRTPIVTWGPGEEALARGVVEAAPGAELAPASNLDELAALMRAAGFTLCNNTGPMHLSVAVGAPTLAFFLRMDMERWGHAYAPHRMVDLTPLVDGAGGQGLEERAAEEVRAFAANLSS